The genomic region TCGCGGTGGACCGGCCGGTCTACGTCGCCCTGACGCTGCCCGACGGCTCGGGACCAACCCCGATTCAGCTGATCTCGTCAGCCATCGCCAGCGCGATGCCGGAAGTGCCGATCAAACCCGGCCCGGTGCGCTGATTCCCGGGTCGCTCCACTGATTCCCGGGTCGCTCCGCTCAGGCCCGCCGGTGCGTTAGCGCAAGCCTGTGCCGCGGACCATCGCGGTGTCGACCATGGTGGCCAGCAGCGTCGGGTAGTCGACTCCGCTCGCGGCCCACATCCGGGGGTACATCGAGATTGTGGTGAACCCGGGCATCGTGTTGATCTCGTTGATCACCGGTCCGTCGTCGGTGAGGAAGAAGTCGACGCGGGCCAGCCCCTGGCAGTCGATGGCGCGGAACGCCCGGATCGCCAATTGCCGGATCTCGTCGGCGATGTCGTCGTCAACCTTGGCGGGCACGTCGAGTTCCGCGGCGTCGTCGAGGTACTTGGTCTCGAAGTCGTAGAACGCGTCCTCCCGGCCCCGCACCCCAGCCACCCGGATCTCGCCGACGGTACTGGCTTCGACTGAGCCATCAGGCAATTCGAGTACACCGCACTCGAGTTCGCGTCCCGGGATGGCCGCCTCGACAATGACCTTCGGGTCGTGTCTGCGGGCGAGTTGGATGGCCGAGGGAAGCTGGTCCCACGCCGTCACGCGGCTGACGCCGATCGACGAGCCGCCACGTGCGGGCTTGACGAACACGGGCAGGCCGAGGCGTTCACGGTCCTCGAGTTGCACCGTTTGGTCACCGGACCGCAGCACCACCTGATCGCCGATCGGAAGGCCCTCGGCGGCCAGGAGCTTCTTGGTGAACTCCTTGTCCATTCCCGCGGCACTGGCCAGCACTCCGGCCCCGACATAGGGCACTCCGGCGAGTTCGAGCAGGCCCTGAATGGTGCCGTCCTCCCCGTAGGGGCCGTGCAGAACCGGGAACACCACGTCGACGGCGGCGAGCATCTCCCCCGCGCCCTCACCCACGGACAGCAGCTGTCCGCGTCGGGCCGGATCGGCGGTCAGAGCCAATTCGGCGCCTGAGCTCGCGCTCACCTGCGGAAGTTGGCCGTCTGTGATCGCGAGGGTCTCGGGCCGACCGTCGGTGAGCACCCAGGCCCCCTCCGGCGTTATGCCGACGGCGACCACCTCGAACCTCTCTGGATCGAGGTTGCGCAGGATGCTGCCTGCGGAAACGCAGGAGATCGCGTGCTCTGAGCTGCGTCCGCCGTAGACGACGGCGACGCGGGTGCGGGCAGTCACAACCTAGAGAGGCTACCGGGTCAGGACGACGGGAGCGTCCGCTCGAGGTCGGCAAGCAGGTCATCGGTGTCCTCGATCCCCATCGACAGCCGCGCGAAA from Mycolicibacterium sp. YH-1 harbors:
- a CDS encoding D-alanine--D-alanine ligase family protein, giving the protein MTARTRVAVVYGGRSSEHAISCVSAGSILRNLDPERFEVVAVGITPEGAWVLTDGRPETLAITDGQLPQVSASSGAELALTADPARRGQLLSVGEGAGEMLAAVDVVFPVLHGPYGEDGTIQGLLELAGVPYVGAGVLASAAGMDKEFTKKLLAAEGLPIGDQVVLRSGDQTVQLEDRERLGLPVFVKPARGGSSIGVSRVTAWDQLPSAIQLARRHDPKVIVEAAIPGRELECGVLELPDGSVEASTVGEIRVAGVRGREDAFYDFETKYLDDAAELDVPAKVDDDIADEIRQLAIRAFRAIDCQGLARVDFFLTDDGPVINEINTMPGFTTISMYPRMWAASGVDYPTLLATMVDTAMVRGTGLR